GCTTCTGGGTCGACGAACGCGAAATGAGCGTGGCGCGATTTCGCGCCGCGCTGGCCCAGGGTTTTGCACCCGCGAACATGCCGACGGAAAATCCCGGGGCCTTGGGGCCGGACTACGTCCAGAACGGCTGCACCTGGAGCACGACGCCCAACGGCCGGGAGGGCTACGCTCTGAACTGCGTGTCGCAGGTCACGGCGCGGGCGCTGTGTCAGTTCTTGGGGGGCGATCTTCCGACGGAGGCTCAGTGGGAGTACATGGCGACCTCCGCCGGCCGCAACGAGCGCATGCCCTTCCCGTGGGGAACCGCTCAGCCCGAGTGTGAGCGCGCGGTGTACGGACGGCTACCGCTCAGTGGCGTCGCCGGCGTTTGCCAAAGCCTGGGGACGGGCCCGGTACCCCTCGACGAAGGACCGGGGGACGTGACCCCGCTCGGGATCTTCGGCCTCGCCGGAGGCATGAGTGAATGGACCCGGGATACCTACGCCGACTACGGCGCGCCGTGCTGGAAGCAGGCGCCGCTCGCCAACCCCGAGTGCAGTGGCCCCGGCGCGAACGTGTCCATGCGCGGCGGCAACTGGGCCACGCCGCCTACGATCCTGCGTAGCGCTTCTCGCTTGGGCACCAGCGCCCAGGGCAAAGCGTCGTTCATCGGGTTTCGCTGCGCGTATCCGGGGGCGGCGTGAAACGGCTCGCGTGCGCTCTGATGGCAATCCTCTGGGGGTGCAGCTCGGCGGCGCCTCCACCCGAGGGACAGCTGCTGGTCTACGTCACGACCGACGCGCCGTTGCCCCCGGCACCTGGGAAGCCAGAGAGCGACGTGGTGCCCTTGTTCGACCGCGCCGAGCTATCCGTAATCGAACCCGGCGCGAGCGCGCCGTGTACGGACTGCCGTCGGGTGCTCGCGCTCGACGCCGAGGCCGTGGACGCCGGCCGCGTGAGCTTCGGCCTGGTCGCTCCCCCGGGGCGTGCAGGCTATCGCTTGCGCGCGCGCTTGTTTCGTAGCGCCACCACCATCTCCGCCGAGCCCCGCCCCGCCTCTACCATCGAAGCGGTGGCGGAGCTTCCTGCGGTCGTCGCGGGCGAGGTGACTCGGCTCACGCTGGTGCTGCGGACCGACGACGTTGCGAAGCCCGAGCTGCCCGTGGCGCTAGTCCCCGGCAAGCCGCCGCGGAGCCTGGTGGGAAGCTATCCCGGCGCTCGACGCACCCCGTGCCCGAGCGCGCCACCGCCCGGCATGGCCTGTGTCCCGGGCGGGGCGTTTTGGATGGGAGATCCCAGCTTGGACACGACGGACGGCGCCGAGTACGACGGCCGGCTGGAGCGCATCGTGGTGCTCTCCCCGTTCTTCGTGGACACCACGGAGGTCACCGTGTCCGCGTTTCGCGCGTCGGGCCTGGCCACGCCGCTCTCGCCCGGGGGACCCAGCAACAACCCCCACGTGGCGGACGCCGATTTCTTCGACTGTCGCTACACCGATGCGCCGGGAGCGAACGAGGACTACGCGGTGAACTGCCTGAGCTGGCAGAAGGCCGAGGCCTACTGCGAGTCCCTGGGCAAGACGCTCCCGACGGAGGCACAGCTCGAATATCTCGAGAGTCGTCTGGGGCGCGCGCCCTTCGTGTGGGGAACCGACGCGCCGACGTGTGCCGACGCGGTCTTCGATCGGGACGCGAGCGGCGGCTGCAAGCCGTTCGGCCCGGCGCCGATAGGCAGTGGCGCTCGCGATCGTCTGGACCTCGACGGCGTGGAAGTGTTGGACGTCACCGGCGGCGTCACGGAGTGGGCTCGAGATCAGTGGAATCGCGAGACCGAGGGCTGCTGGGGCACGGGCGTGTTCTTCGACCCTTTCTGCGACACGCCGAGCGCGCTGGACCCTGCGGCCCGCGTAATGCGGGGCGGCGGCTGGTATGCGTCGATCTGGCTGCTCCGGGCGTCGCTGCGCGCCCGCACCGTGGACGAACAGTTCGCCGTCGCGGGTGAGATCGGGTTTCGCTGCGTGAGCAGTCCATGAGCGAGTGCCTGGACGACGCCGTGCTGCTCGGCTTCGTGGAGCAGCGCCTGGACGGCCCGACCGCGGCGCGGGTGGAGCGACACATCGACGCCTGCGGTGCCTGCCGTCGCTTGCTCGCGATGCTAGCGCCCAGGGAGACGCGGGGACGCACTCTGGACGGGCGCTGGCTTCTCGAAGAGCCCATCGGCGTGGGCTCCATGGGGCGCGTGTTCGCCGCGCGCGACACGCAGTCCGGCGAGCGGGTCGCCGTGAAGCTGATGCGCGACGGGGTGCCGGCCCAGCTGGAGCGCTTCGCTCGCGAAGCGGAGCTCTTGAAGCGTATCGCCCATCCCGGCGTGGTCGGCATCCGCGAGGTGCTCGAGCTCGACGACGGCCTCGCTTTGGTGATGGACCTCTTGGAAGGGATTTCCCTTGAAGTCCATCTCACGAAGCGAGAGCGAGAGACTGCCGGCGAGGCGCGGCGCATCGGGATCGCGCTCGCAGAAGCCGCCGGGGCGGCACATGCCGTCGGCATCGTTCATCGCGACGTCAAGCCCGCCAACGTCTTCTTGGAGCGCGGCGAGCCGCCGCGGGTGCGGCTCTTGGACTTCGGGCTGGCCAAGCTCATTCGAGCGGACTCCGCGGCGAGCACCATCGGGCGCCTCACCGCCAGTGGCACGGCCATCGGCACGCCGGCGTACATGGCGCCAGAGCAAGTGCGCGGCGAAAAGGATGTCGATGCTCGCGCCGACGTGTGGGGCGTAGCGGCGGTGATGTACCGCATGCTCGCGGGTCGTGCGCCGGTCGAGGGTCGCAGCTTCGGCGAGGTGTTTCGGCGCCTGCAAGCTCCCGTTGCGCCGCTCGGGAACGTGCGCCCGGACGTTCCCGCCGCCCTCTGCCGTGTGGTGGACCGCGCGCTGTCCCTCGATCGGGAACAGCGGCCCGCTGACGGAACGGCGTTGGCCCGGCAGCTCTAACGCAGACGCCGCGCGTGGCGACCGAGACCCTTCCACGGGTCCTCGCGCTGCTCGAGGCGGTCGAGCACGCTCTGCATCGAGAAGCCGTCGGGGCGGAGGTCGTCGTCGAGCTCGTCCCAATCGAGGGGCACGGCCACACTCGCGTGCTGTCGCGCCCGCACGGCGTAGGGGGCCACTGTCGTTTGCGCGTAGCCATTGCGCATCACGTCGAGATACAGCCGCCCGTCGCGCTTGTCCTTGCGTTGCTCCAGCGTGAAGCGGTCCGACTCCAGCTCGCTCGCGATGTCGCGCGCCTCGGCGCGTACCTGGTCGAAGTCTACGCTGCGATCCAGCGGCACCACCACGTGCAGCCCCTTCGAGCCCGTCGTCATGACTTGGCAGTAGTACCCGCGCTTCTCGAGCACCGCGCGCAGCTCCCGCGCTGCCGCCAACACCAGACCGAAACCGCCCTGGGGTGGATCCAGATCGAAAATCATTCGATCTGGATTTTTGGGGCGGTCCGCTCGGCTCAGCCACACATGTGGGGTAATGGTGCCCTGCCCCACCAGGTAGGCAAGTGTCGCTGTGTTCTCGACCAGCGTGTAGCGCGTGCTACCGCCCTCCTTCGCCTGGGTGCTCCGGGGCACGAAATCGGGGAAGTGGTGGGGCGTTTCCTTTTGGAAGAATCCGTTCTTGCCAACGCCATCCGGGTAGCGCTCAAGCGTGACCGGTCGGCCCGTCAGATGCGGGAGCATCACCGCCGCCACCGCAACGTAGTAGTCCGCCAGGTCCCCCTTGGTGATGCCGAGCTCGGGGAAGAGGACCTTGTCTGCGTGCTCCAGCGCGACGGTGTGGGGACCGAAATGCAGCTCTCGTCTGGACATGATGATAACGTAGTGCGCGGAGCCGCTTTCCCCAGAGCCACACCGTGAACGTCGCCGAATTGCTAGCCCTGTTGCGACGCGTGGATGCCGTTTCACTGCGGCAAGACGGCACGGTGGTGGCAGATGGTCGCGAGGTAGGACGCCTCACTCCCGGCGAACCGGCCTACGAGCACATCTTCCGCAGCGCCGAGGACGCGATGATCGTGTTCGATCCGGAGGACGAGAAGATCCTCGAAGCGAACGACAGCGCGTGCCGCCTGTACGGCTTCGAGCGAGAAGACCTCGTGGGCCGCAGCCTGGCCACGCTTTCTTCGGACGTGATGCAGGGTCGCCACTACATCGAACAGACGCTCGAACGCGGCGCCCTCGCCGGCATCGAGACGGTGCAGCTGCGCGCGGATGGCACTCCGATGCACCTCGAGTGCAGCGCGAACCGCGTGGAGTTCCAGGGCAAGAAGGCAATCTTGAGCATCCAACGGGATGTGACCAAGCGTCGTCGCATCGCCCACGAGCTCGAGCGCCTGGCCGCGGAGCTCGGCATCATGCGGGCGGTGGATCAGGCTGTGCTGGCCGGCGAGCCGCTGGAAAACGTGGCTCGTGCGGCACTAGCGCGGCTCTTGGATCTGGTGCCGGTGCAGCGCGCCAGTGTGGTGCTCTACGACGAAGAGCGGCGCACCGCGCAGCCGCTGGTGCAGGCCGGCGCGCTCGACGAAGTGCTGCCCAAGGCGCCGCTGCCGCTGGGGGATTGGGGCGACCGCGACGACCTCCAGAGCGGTGCCACCCGCTACCTCTCGGATCTGCGCGCGGAAGGCCGCACGCCGCTCCATCGCCGCCTGGTGGACAGCGGCATTCGGAGCTTCATCACCGTGCCGCTGCTGGCCGCGGGTGCGCTCCTGGGTGAGCTGAACATGGCGAGCGCCGAGGTCAGCGCCTTCGACGAGGATCGCCGTCACCTGGCCCAGGCGGTGGGCAACGAGCTGGCCATCGCGCTGCACAGAGCGCGATTGGCGCAGCGTCTTTCGCAGGAACGCGCGCGCCTTTCCGCACTGATGAACGGCCTGCCGGACGGTGTTGCGCTGCTCGATGCCAATGGTCGCGTGCTGCTCGAGAACGAGCGCGGCCGGGAGCACATGGAGCTTCTGGCTCGCTCCGAGCAGTTCGCCCAAGGCAAGGACGACCTGGCAGCGGCGTCCAGGCCCACGCGTCTCGAGGTCACGGTACAGGGGCGCGTGTTGGTCGTTCGCTTCGAGCGCATCATGGACGAGACGGGTGTGCTCACGGGTAGCGTGCTGTTGAGCGAGGACGTCACGGCGGAGCGCGCCATCGAGCACCGGGTGAAGGAGCACGAGCGCCTGGCCGCCGTCGGGCAGCTCGCTGCCGGAGTCGCTCACGACTTCAACAATCTGTTGCAAGGCATCTCCGCGCACACGGAGCTGGCAGCTCACGTGAGCGGAGTGGCGGAGGTACGCCGACGTCTGGAGCCGGTGCTGGAGCTGTCCGAGCGCGGCGCGCGCCTCATCCGACAGATCTTGGATTTCTCCCGCAAGACCCCGCGCCATGCGGAGCTTCGAGACCTGGGCGCGCTGGTGGAAACCGGCGTCGAGATGCTACGCCACTCCATTCCCCCCAGCGTGGACCTCACCGTGGATCGCGGCAGCGAAGCGGTGTTCGTGCAGGTGGACGAAGCACAAATGGACCAGGTGCTGACGAACCTCGTCCTCAACGCTCGCGACGCCATGCCCTCCGGCGGCGTGCTGCGAGTGACCGTCGGCAGCAGCGAGCCGCCGGAAGATGCGCCGGAGCTTCCCGAACGCTGCGGCTACCTCTCGGTGCAAGACAGCGGCACCGGCATCGACGAGGACGTGCTGCCCCGGGTGTTCGAGCCGTTCTTCACCACCAAGGAGCCGGGTCACGGCACCGGCCTCGGTCTATCCCAGGTGTACGGCATCGCGCGCCAGCACGGCGGTGTCGTGCGCGTGCAGAGCAGCCGCGACCAAGGCACCACCTTCACCGTCTATCTTCCGCTCCACGAGTCCAAGCGCTGAAGCTCGCTTCTTTTGTTGGTGCGGCGCGATGCCCGGCGCGCGAGCGAGCTTCACGAAAATGCAGTACCGTCAGGGCATGCCTTTCGGCGCCCCACGGGTGGCGCTCGTTGCTGCCCTGCTCCTCAACGGCTGCGGCTCATCCGAAGCTGCGGCCGGAGGCGCCGCTGCGGGCGGTGGCGGAGCCGGCGCCCAAGGTGGCGGCGCCGTGGGGGGCGGTGGCGGCGCGAGCGGGGACGGCGGCGGCGGGAAGGACGCGGGGACCTTCGTCGTGCTCCCGGCTTCGCTCAAGGCTCCCGACGCGCCGCTGAACCTGCTGAGCGACGGCGATCCGCTGGTGGTCGCCCTCGCGCCCCAGGGCGGATACTTCTCGTTCGTTACCGCGCGCTTCGGTCCCTTCGACGCCGACGAAGTGGAGCTCATCGTGCGCGTGAAGGAGCCCGGCACCGGCCGCGTGGTGCGGGAAGACCTACGCCAGGGGCCGGTGGTGAAGGTGCCGGGCTCGCCGGGCTTGGTGGAGGCGGACCCCGCCTACCGCGGCGCGGTCGCGCATCTTGCAATGTGCCCGATCCAGGACGAGCCGATGGTGGGCAAGGCGTGGGATCTGGAAGTGACGGTGACGCCCAACAACGCGGCCCACGTCACGGGGACGGGCAGCGTGCGCGTGACGCCGAGCTGCATGCCGACGGACGGGGGCACGAAGTCGATCTGCGAGTGCACCTGCGCCCCGGGCTGGGAACCGGGGGCGTGCTACTGACGAGCCGCGACGGACGCGGCGTGAGGTACCGCGGCGGACCGACATTCCCTGGCCGTCGAAGCACTGCGAAGTGACAGGGGACGCCCGGCATTCGCGTGGAAAGCGGCTCTTGGCTTGACCGGGTGGTGGGGGCGGGGGTAGCTCTCACGGCCGTGAGCGAGAAGTGCGACAAGCGTGCGATCCTGATCGTGACGCAGAGCGTGCAGGGGACGGCCTCCAACGTGGCCAAGCAGCGCGTGGAGCTGTGCTGCACGGAGCCGGCGGGGCACGAGGGGCCGCACTACGACCGCACGCACGACGAGCGCTGGCAAGATGACGGTCGCGAGCTGACGACCGTCTTGCGCCACGAGTCGGACGAGTAGCTCGTCAGAACGTGACCTTGCCGTCGATGTGCGTGGTCTTGTCCGCGCTGAACTTGGTGTGACAGGTGCTGCACGACGAGTCGTTCGGGTGTGGTGCCGGCGGCGGGAATCCGTGACAGGCACCACAGGGGGCTTGATTCACTCCGGTCCAGGTCGGGGCGGTATTGGAACCGTTCGAGTTCCAACTGCCACCGTGGCAATAGGTGTTCGTGCAGCTGACGCCGTCGTAGGTCGGAGTGTTCACGTTGGTGCCGTTGGCGTGATCCAACGTGGCGACGCCGCTGAACGTGAGCTCTGCAGGCCCCGCGGTATCGTAGTGCCCCGGGGCGTCCACGCTGGCGGGCACGACGTGGCACTCGACGCACTCCACCGGGCGCCCCGTGATCCCACCGCTGAGGTGCGTTTGGTGCGCGCCTACGCCGGGGAAGCTGGTGGCCGTGTGGCCCGAGAGGTCCACCGGCGGCGCCGCGTTCTGCTGGCTGCCGTGGCAAGCGTTGCAGGTGGTGGGTAGCACCACGTCTACTGTGCCATTCACGTGCAGGTCGCGGTTCACGATGGTCTGATTGTCCGCTCCGACGACTGCGCCATGGCAGAAGTTGCAGTTCGTCATTTGCGGGTGCGGCGCGGGGGGCGGCGCACCGTGGCAAGTGGTGCAGGAGAGGTTACCGGCGGTGCTGGTCCACTCCGGGCTGTCCGTCCCAGTGGCGCTCGGTCCGTGGCACCAGGAGTCGCTGCACTTCTTGGCGGTCCGATTCCAATCTGGAGCGCGGCCACTGGTAGTGGCCACGCCGGTGAAGATCACCTCGGCGGGCGCGGTGTCGATGTGGCCGGGATCCCCAACTTCCTTGGGTACCACGTGGCACTCACCGCAGGCGACGGGACGGCTGTTGGCGCCGCCCGCGAGGTGCACCTGATGGGCGCCCACGCCGATGGCGGTGATGTCGCTGTTGCCCTGCGTGTCCACCGGCGGCGCGGCGTTCTGCTCGCTGCCGTGGCAGGTGCTGCAGGTGAGGTCGATGACCTCCACCTTTCCGTTCACGTGCTTCTCGGGCGCGATGAACTTCATGTTCGCGCCGATGACCTCGCCGTGGCAGTTCTCGCACTGCTCCACCGCGGGGTGAGGCAAGGGCGGTGGCAACGCGTGGCAGCTGCCGCAGGCGTCTGCGCTCGACCGTGGATGGGTCCAGCGTGTCTCTGCGTTCTGGTGACAGTAGGTGTCGGTGCAGCTGCGCGCAGCCGCGCTGTAGCTGGGATCTCGACCGCCGGTCTTGGCCAGCTCGCCGAAGGTGAGCTCCGCCGGGCGATCCGTGTCCGCGTGGCCCTTCTGCCCGGTGGTGGTAGGCACCACGTGACATTCCTGGCACGGTACGGCCGCGTGGGTGGGGCCGTCGTGCAGGTGATTCTGGTGGGCGCCGACGCCGGGGTAGGAGGGATCCGTGTTGCCGTTCAGATCGA
This portion of the Polyangiaceae bacterium genome encodes:
- a CDS encoding SUMF1/EgtB/PvdO family nonheme iron enzyme — encoded protein: MAILWGCSSAAPPPEGQLLVYVTTDAPLPPAPGKPESDVVPLFDRAELSVIEPGASAPCTDCRRVLALDAEAVDAGRVSFGLVAPPGRAGYRLRARLFRSATTISAEPRPASTIEAVAELPAVVAGEVTRLTLVLRTDDVAKPELPVALVPGKPPRSLVGSYPGARRTPCPSAPPPGMACVPGGAFWMGDPSLDTTDGAEYDGRLERIVVLSPFFVDTTEVTVSAFRASGLATPLSPGGPSNNPHVADADFFDCRYTDAPGANEDYAVNCLSWQKAEAYCESLGKTLPTEAQLEYLESRLGRAPFVWGTDAPTCADAVFDRDASGGCKPFGPAPIGSGARDRLDLDGVEVLDVTGGVTEWARDQWNRETEGCWGTGVFFDPFCDTPSALDPAARVMRGGGWYASIWLLRASLRARTVDEQFAVAGEIGFRCVSSP
- a CDS encoding serine/threonine protein kinase — protein: MSECLDDAVLLGFVEQRLDGPTAARVERHIDACGACRRLLAMLAPRETRGRTLDGRWLLEEPIGVGSMGRVFAARDTQSGERVAVKLMRDGVPAQLERFAREAELLKRIAHPGVVGIREVLELDDGLALVMDLLEGISLEVHLTKRERETAGEARRIGIALAEAAGAAHAVGIVHRDVKPANVFLERGEPPRVRLLDFGLAKLIRADSAASTIGRLTASGTAIGTPAYMAPEQVRGEKDVDARADVWGVAAVMYRMLAGRAPVEGRSFGEVFRRLQAPVAPLGNVRPDVPAALCRVVDRALSLDREQRPADGTALARQL
- a CDS encoding ATP-dependent DNA ligase, translating into MSRRELHFGPHTVALEHADKVLFPELGITKGDLADYYVAVAAVMLPHLTGRPVTLERYPDGVGKNGFFQKETPHHFPDFVPRSTQAKEGGSTRYTLVENTATLAYLVGQGTITPHVWLSRADRPKNPDRMIFDLDPPQGGFGLVLAAARELRAVLEKRGYYCQVMTTGSKGLHVVVPLDRSVDFDQVRAEARDIASELESDRFTLEQRKDKRDGRLYLDVMRNGYAQTTVAPYAVRARQHASVAVPLDWDELDDDLRPDGFSMQSVLDRLEQREDPWKGLGRHARRLR
- a CDS encoding PAS domain S-box protein, whose product is MNVAELLALLRRVDAVSLRQDGTVVADGREVGRLTPGEPAYEHIFRSAEDAMIVFDPEDEKILEANDSACRLYGFEREDLVGRSLATLSSDVMQGRHYIEQTLERGALAGIETVQLRADGTPMHLECSANRVEFQGKKAILSIQRDVTKRRRIAHELERLAAELGIMRAVDQAVLAGEPLENVARAALARLLDLVPVQRASVVLYDEERRTAQPLVQAGALDEVLPKAPLPLGDWGDRDDLQSGATRYLSDLRAEGRTPLHRRLVDSGIRSFITVPLLAAGALLGELNMASAEVSAFDEDRRHLAQAVGNELAIALHRARLAQRLSQERARLSALMNGLPDGVALLDANGRVLLENERGREHMELLARSEQFAQGKDDLAAASRPTRLEVTVQGRVLVVRFERIMDETGVLTGSVLLSEDVTAERAIEHRVKEHERLAAVGQLAAGVAHDFNNLLQGISAHTELAAHVSGVAEVRRRLEPVLELSERGARLIRQILDFSRKTPRHAELRDLGALVETGVEMLRHSIPPSVDLTVDRGSEAVFVQVDEAQMDQVLTNLVLNARDAMPSGGVLRVTVGSSEPPEDAPELPERCGYLSVQDSGTGIDEDVLPRVFEPFFTTKEPGHGTGLGLSQVYGIARQHGGVVRVQSSRDQGTTFTVYLPLHESKR
- a CDS encoding CxxxxCH/CxxCH domain-containing protein, giving the protein MNSSARVTSLLCAAVSLAALSALAPGCLDRRSEDTSPKTLECTSCHGSPNNPGSDLVKSAPPIDLNGNTDPSYPGVGAHQNHLHDGPTHAAVPCQECHVVPTTTGQKGHADTDRPAELTFGELAKTGGRDPSYSAAARSCTDTYCHQNAETRWTHPRSSADACGSCHALPPPLPHPAVEQCENCHGEVIGANMKFIAPEKHVNGKVEVIDLTCSTCHGSEQNAAPPVDTQGNSDITAIGVGAHQVHLAGGANSRPVACGECHVVPKEVGDPGHIDTAPAEVIFTGVATTSGRAPDWNRTAKKCSDSWCHGPSATGTDSPEWTSTAGNLSCTTCHGAPPPAPHPQMTNCNFCHGAVVGADNQTIVNRDLHVNGTVDVVLPTTCNACHGSQQNAAPPVDLSGHTATSFPGVGAHQTHLSGGITGRPVECVECHVVPASVDAPGHYDTAGPAELTFSGVATLDHANGTNVNTPTYDGVSCTNTYCHGGSWNSNGSNTAPTWTGVNQAPCGACHGFPPPAPHPNDSSCSTCHTKFSADKTTHIDGKVTF